In Cupriavidus basilensis, one genomic interval encodes:
- the leuE gene encoding leucine efflux protein LeuE has product MNAFMHTALGITDFWTFVLGTIFIVLLPGPNSMYVLSVAAQRGVREGYKGACGVFLGDAILMVLSAAGVASLLKASPALFYVVKAIGAAYLGWIGFQMLRGAVRAWLSRGSDGGTAAQAETPVDRAVSPFRKALVVSLLNPKAILFFISFFIQFVDPQFGYPALSFVALGLVCQLCSFAYLTAIIFVGARLAEAFRRRRRLSAGMASGVGAMFIGFGAKLATATLN; this is encoded by the coding sequence ATGAACGCCTTCATGCATACCGCGCTGGGCATTACCGATTTCTGGACCTTTGTGCTCGGCACGATTTTTATCGTGCTGCTGCCGGGGCCGAACTCGATGTATGTGCTATCCGTTGCGGCGCAACGCGGCGTGCGCGAAGGCTACAAGGGTGCCTGCGGGGTGTTCCTGGGGGACGCCATCCTGATGGTGCTGTCGGCGGCGGGCGTGGCCTCGCTGCTCAAGGCCAGCCCCGCCTTGTTCTACGTGGTGAAGGCTATCGGTGCGGCCTATCTGGGCTGGATCGGTTTCCAGATGCTGCGCGGTGCCGTGCGCGCCTGGTTGAGCCGTGGCAGCGATGGCGGGACGGCGGCGCAGGCCGAAACGCCTGTGGACCGCGCGGTCAGCCCGTTTCGCAAGGCGCTGGTGGTGAGCCTGCTCAACCCCAAGGCCATCCTGTTCTTCATCTCCTTCTTCATCCAGTTCGTCGATCCGCAGTTCGGCTACCCGGCGCTGTCGTTTGTCGCGCTGGGGCTGGTGTGCCAGTTGTGCAGCTTCGCCTACCTGACCGCCATCATATTCGTGGGCGCCAGGCTGGCCGAAGCATTTCGCCGCCGACGACGCCTGTCGGCGGGCATGGCGAGCGGGGTAGGCGCCATGTTCATCGGCTTCGGCGCCAAGCTGGCGACGGCCACCCTGAACTGA
- the carA gene encoding glutamine-hydrolyzing carbamoyl-phosphate synthase small subunit, translated as MLPSFPSAILALADGTVFRGYSIGASGHTIGEVVFNTALTGYQEILTDPSYSRQIVTLTYPHIGNVGVNTEDVEATKVHAAGLIIKDLPLLASNFRKEHSLGHYLKQEKVVAIAGIDTRKLTRILREKGAQNGCILAGEDNVQKAIDLARSFPGLAGMDLAKVVSVKEPYEWNQTEWVLGQGYGKLESPRFHVVAFDYGVKFNILRMLAARGCKVTVLPAQASAEDALALNPDGVFLSNGPGDPEPCDYAIRATREFIARGIPTFGICLGHQIMALAAGAKTLKMKFGHHGANHPVKDLDDGRVVITSQNHGFAVDADTLPANVRATHVSLFDGSLQGFALTDKPAFCFQGHPEASPGPHDVAYLFDRFTKMMADARQ; from the coding sequence GTGTTACCGTCTTTTCCGTCCGCCATTCTCGCGCTTGCAGACGGCACGGTCTTTCGTGGCTATTCCATTGGCGCTTCCGGCCATACCATCGGCGAAGTGGTGTTCAACACCGCGCTGACCGGTTACCAGGAAATCCTCACCGACCCCAGCTATTCCCGGCAGATCGTCACATTGACGTATCCGCATATCGGCAATGTCGGGGTCAATACTGAGGATGTCGAAGCCACGAAAGTCCATGCCGCCGGCCTGATCATCAAGGATCTGCCGCTCCTGGCCTCCAATTTCCGCAAGGAACATTCCCTCGGCCATTACCTGAAGCAGGAAAAGGTGGTGGCGATTGCCGGCATCGACACCCGCAAGCTGACCCGTATCCTGCGCGAGAAGGGTGCGCAGAACGGCTGCATCCTGGCTGGCGAGGACAATGTGCAGAAGGCCATCGACCTGGCGCGTTCCTTCCCCGGCCTGGCCGGCATGGACCTGGCCAAGGTGGTGTCGGTCAAGGAGCCGTACGAGTGGAACCAGACCGAATGGGTGCTGGGCCAGGGCTACGGCAAGCTGGAGTCGCCGCGTTTCCACGTGGTGGCCTTTGACTACGGCGTGAAGTTCAACATCCTGCGCATGCTGGCCGCACGCGGCTGCAAGGTGACCGTGCTGCCGGCGCAAGCCAGCGCGGAAGATGCCCTGGCGCTCAACCCGGACGGCGTGTTCCTGTCGAACGGCCCTGGCGATCCCGAGCCCTGCGACTACGCGATCCGTGCCACCCGTGAGTTCATCGCCCGCGGCATCCCCACGTTCGGCATCTGCCTGGGCCACCAGATCATGGCCCTGGCCGCCGGCGCCAAGACGCTGAAGATGAAGTTCGGCCACCATGGTGCGAACCATCCGGTGAAGGACCTCGACGACGGCCGCGTGGTGATTACCTCGCAGAACCACGGTTTTGCGGTGGACGCAGACACCCTGCCTGCCAACGTGCGCGCCACCCACGTGTCGCTGTTCGATGGCTCGCTGCAGGGCTTCGCGCTGACCGACAAGCCGGCATTCTGCTTCCAGGGCCACCCGGAAGCCTCGCCGGGCCCGCACGACGTGGCTTACCTGTTCGACCGCTTCACCAAGATGATGGCGGACGCACGCCAGTAA